In Gemmatimonadales bacterium, a single window of DNA contains:
- a CDS encoding phosphoglycerate kinase, whose translation MKRTLESLGAAVEGRRALVRVDFNCPIADGKVTDNTRIRAALPTIKFLRERGARVILLSHLGRPKDGPDPKYSLQPVVRELERLLGAPVTFLPDPTSDAAVTTTKRLTRGAVAVAENSRFYPGEERNDPDLAQRFAALGDFYVDDAFGSAHRAHASTEAVARILKPAVSGFLMQQELRYLGDALNQPKRPFVAVLGGAKISGKIDLVEALLPKVDEILLGGAMACTFFKAMGLETGTSLVETDRLDLARRLMDKAGKKLVLPAGAVIAQGLTAGAETRTVPRDQIPPGWAVYDIDPETEADFARRILGAGTVVWNGPMGVFETPPFDHGTLAVAQALAEATGRGAVTVVGGGDSAAAVAQAGLADRISHVSTGGGASLEFLEGKELPGVAVLDEV comes from the coding sequence TCAACTGTCCCATCGCGGACGGCAAGGTCACCGACAACACCCGGATCCGCGCCGCGCTGCCCACCATCAAGTTTCTCAGAGAGCGGGGCGCGCGGGTGATCCTTCTCTCCCATCTCGGCCGCCCCAAGGACGGCCCGGATCCCAAGTATTCGCTGCAGCCGGTGGTGCGCGAGCTGGAGCGGCTGCTCGGCGCTCCGGTGACCTTCCTTCCCGATCCCACGTCCGACGCCGCAGTCACCACCACCAAGCGGCTCACCCGCGGCGCCGTGGCAGTGGCGGAGAACAGCCGGTTCTACCCGGGCGAGGAGCGGAACGACCCCGACCTGGCCCAGCGCTTCGCCGCCCTGGGCGACTTCTATGTCGACGACGCGTTCGGCTCGGCCCACCGGGCGCACGCCAGCACCGAGGCGGTGGCCCGGATTCTCAAGCCCGCAGTGTCCGGCTTCCTGATGCAGCAGGAGCTGCGCTATCTCGGAGACGCGCTCAACCAGCCGAAGCGGCCGTTCGTGGCCGTGCTGGGCGGCGCCAAGATCAGCGGGAAGATCGATCTGGTCGAGGCGCTCCTGCCCAAGGTCGACGAGATCCTGCTGGGCGGCGCGATGGCGTGCACCTTCTTCAAGGCGATGGGACTGGAGACCGGCACCTCGCTGGTGGAGACCGACCGGCTGGACCTGGCAAGGCGGCTGATGGACAAGGCGGGGAAGAAGCTGGTGCTGCCGGCCGGAGCGGTCATCGCCCAGGGCCTCACGGCCGGCGCGGAAACTCGGACGGTGCCCCGCGACCAGATCCCGCCCGGCTGGGCCGTGTACGACATCGATCCCGAGACCGAGGCCGACTTCGCCCGGCGCATTCTTGGCGCCGGCACCGTCGTGTGGAATGGCCCGATGGGAGTCTTCGAGACGCCGCCGTTCGACCACGGCACGCTGGCGGTGGCGCAAGCTCTGGCGGAGGCCACGGGGCGGGGTGCGGTGACGGTGGTGGGCGGCGGAGATTCCGCGGCCGCGGTGGCCCAGGCAGGGCTCGCCGACCGGATCAGCCACGTGTCGACCGGCGGCGGAGCGTCGCTCGAATTCCTGGAGGGGAAGGAGCTCCCGGGCGTCGCAGTGCTGGATGAGGTCTGA